A stretch of the Zeugodacus cucurbitae isolate PBARC_wt_2022May chromosome 6, idZeuCucr1.2, whole genome shotgun sequence genome encodes the following:
- the LOC105214473 gene encoding uncharacterized protein LOC105214473 isoform X2, whose translation MDLSLERDSSTVLGSLFQQIINDLKNTSPLWEDFVTKATKLHQCLRAAIQAIAAYLDAFQKIADAATNSRGASKEIGTALTRVCLRHKAVESRLKTFTTAIMDCLVQPLQEKLEDWKRTVITIDKEHAKEYKRCRTELKKCSSDTLRLQKKARKGQSDTIQSLMDSHKHDVTQRRAELEEVEKKSLRSAMIEERLRYCSFVHMLQPVVKEECEVMSELGHLQEAMDSIAIVTKEPSVLPQASEELIHDTKATMSLYPESPGGGSSSQGGCSNSLGSRKSSVCSISSMNSSGSSNSPGHHHYPRSLSQLISPAIRLKPGESSDSGFCSSPALTTQASTATSQSHAVSTWPPHSQDAVPVLPPAADRPHTISTAYEKGHQRPPLTVYTFQNPETILEGSGGSGSIPGTPNGTSGGAGSGANTPSTQKSPAGALSRPPLPVRCSSLERPIPANNNRGTNNLLQRQCPSPIPAHITKELSAHHAQQQHMQQQQQQQQQLQQHHQQHLQSSSPPPTYVNMSELANMAAAKNTNQQQQRPVGGLQQQHSIDSISSQFSNDSTASGQQQHASVLACNNNSSGSKTRSHSVSSSSASSNTPSLHSHPSIESGTIATPLVGQTPTPSSGSSTPQNHYSPLLTNSPSSTAAGTPSGGSVTSGMLSGFVYNVNSPTPPQSGTASVDSDVLKITEPDAAQPTHVTDIQQQQQQTNSNNNTMNNATCLESQTTPTELSEQPYNTNATANDTESPTIVENDERSRASVLQKASMFEKQAQAAAAAASTATVTPGRANVEAIYGTRRNPDEVYRATSTSTGGNHYQQPTQPLQQPHTEQLEVDKSFEDSIQELNNLIGELDSFQREIDESKRAAITTTAAVTTQATTHTTTTADDDTVGDNCGDRPFPVNDIRSGANSNDMSSTANTVTEAERVDTTTPLTVICPPRPPKSPQCASNQTSGCGTDLSDAASDDVAADVGSLTSINNNHNNNNNTKGSNNNEHNTSISSRESCATGHDNNGRSLMQQYNSDSELSRCYVSETSSLAGGYENPTFAHFATAVSSSSIAASSGVDEPADVASVIGDNRSLMAVSSTTTADDCASHTSETYHQMTQQDNGSDGGSNVVVIYDHQIPITPDIDYVKQNSEIVVLRTKDPLQQQLGRQEMRELTQLPTSMCTPHDGLAAPGAGMMSVLALSSSSLSCLGPTSPPHTATVAPAKQRLSSFRASSEQQLQLLGCGGDNNNSGSELSLLRAPHHHQQYAHAGTPLAQAQAECKEGSRRVATPTNAHNTHHADTIIRRKAVIPPKPSLSIFNGQATADNLLLEANANVRKSSSSNSCRGSCEAMGERSTPPPPPLLTKANFKADLDAKIRKQKLKLQLQHEQQQHHELLQQKQQLLQEQQHLQQHQSPQSTANNTNSTIYLSNHNNHNNHHHNNSNNTNNITTTTTTTNGGAVGNGLGNRSSSNVPSSNTNSNNNNCNAISLNKRNSCSNSIPNATPTKTTTASASASPSSASSSNHLAFVVKAASSQHTNASASSSLAGPSQLVYQNGTKSSSNNNNNSSRNATASSASSTYPKTASKQTHSNRTHYQFHALKTHNNNHMYNKIHTTNNINAKTRPKRSASMSSTQKSSNPRRASSPSPSRLRSTLTSSSSSRSSLLSCTPAIRSSSDRLVKCPPTPPLPLRLDKQKSQQHIHQQTKNHTALSTTKTSSLSSSLSSSPSSVSVSTCAYACSSSTCASAPPPQSQPPTTPPIHTKQSAASATSVSSASASASNSNINSANAKPNITPRPASLSGGVTRIARRSSINTAKPPPPVRRSSSVTPNATGTAATQSPQQNLQQQQQHYQHPQQLHHLHPHANPQPSPATTSIQNSSLYDTVDTLPPPPAYLLDSRQAQTSTPTPPPPSAISATAIPSSSLKVAETVKALSAMRHKPASPNAIRHMQQQQHHTQQQQSHQSLQFSPTQTPTPPALSPTPMQQQQQQNIYSTTVKTFSSTALLLPDCDTEQTLHYDAYSYYNPYMEVRTSTTQLTSAKMPLTTNANIANHANNAANDAAYQTLPITPTIYYYDAVTTQPTTPTKSQQLQDIYGVNTTLRITPNNKTNTQPVSPSYTSPPPYDFQHSKIELPPPLPPPNPNQQRSIKQQQQQQLQQKQFADHQYNALATATTQQPQQYQHNNNNNHNQLQQKRQHEQIYDYLPSHHQHQHPHSPKPQHNKAQQLQSSLLQQQQQQLAHHFDALTLDHEDEASHVYSDNASFRTSSPGIYAQPKIVTSMSSFRSASPAPTTNDHHHHVIPPTQPKTNPNLIAQLNARLSKQNLQQHTGEGIYGSTPNSPNHHHNMHQQQHQHQHHQSEPVYMRNYTHPHHQQTQQQLPSVATGSMHQQQNYDAAQTPKHQSSYAHTGGAARQQQQQQQQSHHAHHREPHTHSCPPPLENPPPPPTNSSIYAATANATATMPKNATRSGAGATYAPPTATMTLPKNLAQQRLQQQQHYQQQQQHQQQHYQQQQYQHSTATGGSAAAQQHQQQQQTATVNQRAQMPLPHHQQQQQQLSYKQKSATLQSNHRQPPIPSRHSSVQQKIFVATNPFIQTTTIHCHSPASVHSQPASPTCSSPSSLASIYGTSSRSHHHHQQQQQHQHHGSGSSVGGGGAAGNGYYAAPHNSTSYASSNIEKAGSIRSKTKAEFLENLNAKLAKQGLSGRAFAVRNLINSKALPDPRICHESLMDQIKRGATLKRNQKINDRSAPKIH comes from the exons GAGCTTCCAAAGAAATTGGCACCGCCTTGACACGGGTCTGTCTACGACACAAAGCGGTCGAATCACGCCTGAAGACTTTCACAACAGCAATAATGGACTGCCTTGTACAGCCATTGCAA GAAAAACTAGAAGACTGGAAGCGCACAGTGATCACCATCGACAAGGAACATGCCAAAGAGTATAAACGTTGTCGCACCGAACTGAAGAAGTGTTCCAGCGACACGTTGCGACTGCAGAAGAAAGCACGTAAAGGTCAATCGGATACTATACAATCGCTTATGGATTCGCATAAGCACGATGTGACACAGCGACGCGCCGAACTGGAGGAGGTGGAAAAGAAATCGCTGCGTTCAGCCATGATCGAGGAGCGTTTGCGCTATTGCAGTTTTGTACATATGTTGCAGCCAGTCGTCAAGGAAGAATGTGAAGTCATGTCAGAGCTGGGACATTTGCAA GAAGCTATGGATTCGATCGCCATCGTCACGAAAGAGCCCAGCGTTTTGCCACAAGCCTCCGAGGAGCTAATACATGACACCAAAGCCACGATGTCGCTATATCCCGAATCGCCGGGTGGCGGTTCGAGCTCGCAAGGTGGCTGCTCAAATTCGCTGGGTTCTCGCAAAAGTTCCGTTTGTTCCATTAGCTCCATGAATAGCAGTGGCTCAAGCAACTCACCGGGACATCATCACTATCCACGTTCGCTATCGCAG TTAATTTCGCCTGCAATACGCTTGAAACCTGGTGAATCCAGTGATAGTGGCTTTTGCTCATCGCCAGCGCTAACCACAcag GCTTCTACTGCCACTAGTCAATCACATGCTGTTTCCACTTGGCCACCACATTCCCAGGATGCTGTACCAGTGTTGCCACCTGCCGCCGATCGTCCACACACCATCTCCACCGCCTACGAGAAGGGCCATCAACGGCCACCGCTAACCGTTTACACCTTTCAGAATCCGGAGACCATACTGGAGGGTAGTGGCGGCAGCGGCAGCATACCGGGCACACCGAATGGCACCAGTGGCGGTGCAGGGTCCGGCGCTAATACACCATCTACACAAAAATCGCCCGCTGGTGCATTGAGTCGCCCACCTTTGCCAGTG cgTTGCTCCTCGTTGGAACGTCCAATTCCGGCCAACAATAATCGCGGCACCAACAATCTCTTACAACGTCAATGCCCCTCGCCCATACCGGCTCATATAACGAAAG AGCTCTCAGCGCATCacgcacagcaacaacacatgcaacagcaacagcagcagcaacaacaattgcaacaacatcaTCAACAGCATTTGCAGTCATCATCGCCGCCACCCACTTACGTCAATATGTCTGAGCTGGCCAATATGGCGGCAGCAAAAAATactaaccaacaacaacagcgaccaGTCGGTGGCTTGCAACAACAGCATTCGATCGATTCGATTTCCTCACAGTTCTCTAACGATTCGACTGCATCGggtcaacaacaacatgcaagtGTTTTggcctgcaacaacaacagcagcggcagTAAAACACGTTCACATTCCGTTTCCTCGTCGTCTGCGTCCTCAAACACACCCTCCCTGCATTCGCATCCCTCCATCGAGTCGGGCACGATAGCCACACCGCTTGTTGGCCAAACACCGACACCATCGAGCGGCAGCTCAACACCACAAAACCACTATTCACCACTGCTCACGAATTCGCCGTCATCAACGGCTGCCGGTACACCCAGTGGCGGAAGCGTGACGAGCGGTATGTTGAGCGGCTTCGTATACAATGTCAATTCACCGACTCCACCACAAAGTGGCACCGCTTCAGTCGATAGCGATGTGTTGAAGATCACCGAACCGGATGCTGCTCAACCCACACACGTAACTGAtatacaacagcagcaacaacaaacaaatagcaataacaacactatGAATAATGCTACATGCTTAGAGTCCCAAACCACGCCCACCGAATTGTCCGAGCAACCCTATAATACAAATGCAACAGCAAACGATACAGAATCCCCAACTATTGTAGAGAATGACGAACGTTCACGTGCCTCCGTGTTGCAGAAGGCTTCGATGTTCGAGAAGCAAGCGCAAGCCGCCGCTGCAGCCGCATCCACCGCTACGGTTACACCAGGACGTGCCAACGTTGAGGCTATCTATGGCACACGTCGAAATCCGGATGAAGTTTATCGAGCGACCAGCACCAGCACCGGTGGCAACCACTATCAACAGCCGACGCAACCGCTACAACAACCGCACACGGAGCAGCTGGAAGTGG ATAAAAGTTTTGAAGACTCGATTcaagaattaaataatttaattggcgAATTAGACTCGTTTCAACGCGAGATCGATGAAAGCAAGCGTGCAGCAATAACCACAACAGCGGCGGTGACAACACAAGCAACaacgcacacaacaacaacagcggatGATGACACTGTGGGTGATAATTGCGGCGATCGTCCCTTCCCTGTGAACGACATACGCAGCGGTGCCAACAGCAATGATATGAGTAGCACAGCAAACACAGTGACAGAAGCGGAGCGCGTCGACACAACAACACCACTAACCGTTATTTGCCCACCGCGTCCACCCAAGTCACCACAATGCGCCAGCAATCAGACGAGCGGTTGCGGTACTGATCTCTCCGACGCCGCCTCCGATGATGTTGCGGCAGATGTCGGCTCGCTGACGAGTATAAATAACaatcacaacaataataacaacacaaagGGTAGCAATAACAACGAACACAACACGAGCATTAGTAGTCGCGAGAGTTGTGCCACGGGTCATGACAATAACGGACGCTCATTGATGCAACAATACAATTCCGATTCGGAGCTGAGTCGTTGCTATGTAAGCGAAACGAGTTCGCTGGCGGGTGGCTACGAGAATCCCACGTTCGCGCACTTCGCCACAGCGGTGTCCTCATCGTCGATAGCCGCCTCATCGGGCGTGGATGAGCCCGCCGATGTGGCCAGCGTTATCGGCGATAATCGCTCGTTGATGGCAGTGTCATCGACAACGACGGCCGACGATTGCGCATCGCACACCTCCGAGACGTACCACCAAATGACGCAACAGGATAACGGTAGTGATGGCGGCAGTAATGTCGTTGTGATCTATGATCATCAGATCCCCATCACGCCGGACATTGACTATGTCAAGCAGAATTCCGAGATTGTCGTGCTGCGCACAAAGGATCCACTGCAACAGCAGTTGGGACGACAAGAAATGCGCGAATTGACACAATTGCCGACGAGTATGTGTACGCCACACGACGGGCTGGCCGCACCAGGTGCCGGCATGATGTCCGTGCTGGccttgtcgtcgtcgtcgttgtcgtGTTTGGGACCGACCTCGCCACCGCACACCGCAACCGTAGCGCCTGCCAAACAGCGACTCTCCTCGTTCCGCGCATCCAGCGAACAACAACTGCAGCTGCTCGGTTGTGgcggcgacaacaacaatagcggcaGTGAACTATCACTGCTGCGTGCGCCGCATCATCACCAGCAATACGCACACGCAGGTACGCCACTAGCACAAGCGCAAGCCGAGTGCAAGGAAGGTAGTAGAAGGGTGGCAACACCAACAAATGCACACAACACGCACCACGCAGATACCATAATACGCCGCAAAGCGGTGATACCGCCCAAACCGAGTTTGAGCATATTCAATGGCCAAGCGACGGCCGACAATTTGTTGTTAGAGGCTAACGCAAACGTGCGTAAGAGTAGTAGTAGTAATAGTTGTAGAGGTAGTTGTGAGGCGATGGGGGAGCGTTCCACCCCACCGCCGCCACCGCTTTTGACGAAGGCCAATTTCAAGGCCGATTTAGATGCGAAAATACGCAAACAGAAGTTGAAGTTGCAATTGCAGcatgaacagcaacaacatcacgAGTTGTTGCAGCAGAAACAACAACTGTTGCAGGAGCAACAACACCTACAACAACATCAGTCACCACAGTCAACCGCCAACAACACGAATAGTACAATATACCTCAGTaatcacaacaaccacaataaccACCATCATAATAAttccaacaacaccaataacatcaccaccacaacaacaaccaccaacGGCGGCGCTGTTGGCAATGGTCTTGGCAATCGCAGTAGCAGTAACGTCCCGagcagcaacaccaacagcaataacaataattgtaATGCAATTAGCTTAAATAAGCGCAACAGTTGTAGTAACTCTATTCCAAATGCAACACCTACAAAAACTACAACTGCATCTGCATCCGCATCCCCTTCATCTGCATCATCATCAAATCATTTGGCTTTTGTAGTGAAAGCTGCATCATCCCAACACACAAACGCATCCGCATCATCCTCATTAGCAGGGCCATCACAGCTTGTCTATCAAAATGGTACTAAAAGtagtagtaataataataataatagtagtagAAATGCAACAGCATCTTCTGCATCATCTACATATCCTAAAACAGCTAGTAAACAAACCCATTCTAATCGTACTCATTATCAATTTCATGCGCtgaaaacacacaacaacaaccacatgtaCAACAAAATTCATACCACCAACAACATTAATGCTAAAACACGCCCCAAACGCTCTGCCTCCATGTCATCTacacaaaaatcatcaaaccCACGTCGTGCttcatctccatctccatcacGATTACGTTCCACTttaacatcatcatcatcatcacgtTCGTCATTATTATCATGCACGCCTGCTATACGCTCGTCATCTGATCGCCTGGTGAAATGTCCACCAACGCCACCATTACCATTGCGTTTGGATaaacaaaaatcacaacaacatatacatcaacaaaccaaaaaccaCACGGCAttgtcaacaacaaaaacatcatcattatcatcatcgtTATCGTCATCCCCATCATCCGTGTCTGTCTCCACCTGTGCCTATGCGTGTTCTTCTTCTACTTGTGCGTCCGCACCACCACCTCAATCGCAACCACCAACAACTCCACCCATTCACACCAAACAATCAGCAGCTTCTGCCACGTCGGTCTCGTCTGCATCCGCATCCGCATCCAATTCCAACATAAATTCCGCCAACGCCAAACCGAATATCACGCCGAGACCGGCTTCATTGTCGG GAGGCGTAACACGAATAGCGCGTCGCTCATCAATAAATACCGCCAAGCCACCGCCGCCAGTGCGTCGCAGCTCATCGGTGACGCCGAATGCCACCGGCACGGCG GCTACACAATCGCCACAGCAAAAtctacaacagcagcaacaacactatCAACATCCGCAACAACTCCATCATCTTCATCCTCATGCCAATCCGCAGCCATCGCCAGCAACGACATCAATACAAAATTCCTCCCTCTACGATACCGTTGATACTCTGCCACCCCCACCCGCTTATCTGCTAGACTCAAGACAAGCACAAACATCGACTCCTACGCCACCACCGCCATCGGCTATTTCCGCTACAGCAATACCGAGCTCCTCCTTGAAGGTTGCCGAAACGGTGAAAGCGTTGTCGGCTATGCGTCACAAACCCGCTTCACCGAATGCGATACGTcatatgcaacagcaacaacatcatacgcaacaacagcaatcacaTCAGTCGTTGCAG TTTTCACCAACACAAACACCAACACCGCCAGCACTATCACCAAcaccaatgcaacaacaacaacaacaaaatatttactcaacCACCGTTAAGACATTTTCCTCTACCGCTTTGTTGCTGCCCGACTGCGACACTGAACAGACGCTCCACTACGATGCCTATTCGTACTACAATCCCTATATGGAGGTCAGAACCAGCACCACCCAACTGACCTCCGCTAAAATGCCGCTTACTACTAATGCTAATATAGCTAATCATGCTAATAATGCCGCTAATGATGCAGCTTATCAAACTTTGCCTATAACACCAACTATTTATTACTATGATGCCGTTACCACGCAGCCAACAACACCAACGAAATCACAACAGTTGCAGGACATTTATGGTGTGAATACCACGCTTCGTATTACACCCAATAATAAGACAAACACACAGCCGGTGTCACCATCATATACCTCACCGCCACCATATGATTTCCAACATAgtaaaatagagttgccaccacCATTACCGCCACCCAATCCCAATCAACAACGTTCGattaagcagcagcaacaacaacagttgcaacaaaaacaatttgctgATCATCAATACAATGCACTAGCTACAGCCACCACACAGCAACCACAACAAtatcaacacaacaacaacaacaaccacaatcaattacaacaaaaacgccAACATGAACAGATATATGATTATTTGCCGTCACACCATCAGCACCAGCACCCGCACTCCCCCAAGCCACAGCATAATAAAGCGCAGCAACTGCAATCATCGctactccaacaacaacaacagcagttagCACATCATTTCGATGCTCTGACGCTCGATCATGAGGATGAGGCGTCCCATGTATATAGCGACAACGCC TCATTCCGCACATCATCGCCTGGCATTTATGCGCAACCGAAAATAGTCACAAGCATGTCGAGTTTCCGTTCGGCCAGTCCCGCACCGACGACGAATGATCATCATCATCACGTCATACCACCGACACAACCGAAAACCAATCCGAATTTGATTGCACAGCTGAATGCGCGCTTGAGCAAACAAAATCTGCAGCAGCACACCGGTGAAGGTATTTATGGTTCCACACCGAACTCACCAAATCATCATCACAATATGCATCAACAACAGCATCAGCACCAGCACCACCAAAGTGAGCCAGTTTATATGCGGAACTATACGCACCCACACCATCAGCAGACGCAACAGCAGttgccatcagtcgccaccgGTTCAATGCACCAGCAGCAAAACTATGACG CTGCGCAGACGCCAAAACATCAATCGTCCTACGCACATACCGGTGGTGCCGCtagacagcagcaacaacaacaacagcagtcgcACCATGCACATCATCGCGAGCCACATACACATAGCTGTCCGCCGCCGCTTGAAAATCCACCACCGCCACCCACCAATTCATCCATTTACGCTGCCACTGCCAATGCCACCGCGACCATGCCCAAAAATGCTACACGCTCCGGCGCAGGCGCCACTTATGCGCCGCCCACCGCCACCATGACATTGCCTAAGAATCTCGCACAACAGCGtttacagcagcaacaacactatcagcaacagcagcaacaccaacaacaacactaccaacagcaacaatatcaACATTCTACCGCCACCGGCGGCAGCGCAGCCGCTCAgcaacaccagcagcagcagcagacggCTACTGTTAATCAGCGCGCACAGATGCCATTGCCACaccatcagcagcagcaacaacaactgtcaTATAAACAAAAGTCGGCCACATTACAAAGTAACCACCGCCAACCGCCCATACCGTCGCGCCACTCGAGCGTACAGCAAAAGATATTCGTGGCCACCAATCCGTTCATTCAAACCACCACCATTCACTGCCATTCGCCGGCGTCGGTGCATTCGCAACCGGCTTCACCCACCTGTTCGTCGCCGTCGTCGTTGGCAAGCATTTATGGCACCAGTTCGCGCAGTCATCATCaccatcagcagcaacaacaacaccaacatcatGGCAGTGGCAGCAGCGTTGGCGGCGGCGGCGCAGCCGGCAATGGTTACTATGCCGCCCCGCACAATTCAA cgaGTTACGCCAGCTCAAACATTGAGAAAGCCGGCAGCATACGCTCGAAAACCAAAGCTGAATTTCTCGAGAATCTCAATGCAAAGCTGGCCAAACAGGGCCTCTCTGGACGCGCGTTCGCTGTGCGCAATCTAATCAATAGTAAAGCATTG